The proteins below come from a single Saccharopolyspora sp. SCSIO 74807 genomic window:
- a CDS encoding gamma-glutamyltransferase family protein, with product MAVLEREGNAFDAAVAAGFVLQVVEPHFNGPGGDVSIVAHRAGTEDAVAVCGQGPMPMAATPERFAELGLDQIPGSGLLPACVPGAMGAWLRLLAEFGTKRLAEVLAPAIGYAESGFPVLPEMARAIETMSPLFNTEWPSSAQVYLPHGAAPPAGSRFSNPMLAETYRRLLGEAEAASADREEQLGAAHRAFYEGFAAEAIDKFVSAGPVLDATGRRNPGLLTGQDLAGWRPEVDRALHQPYRGVDVFKPGPWSQGPVFAQQLALLEGFPLGDMAPYGAEHLHTVVECAKLAFADREAWYGDPAFTDVPMDVLLSAEYNERRRSLVTGSANHEFRPGAVGGRVPRVPERPPQQEIPAADAEWLRQLGNGLPTVVELSNTRNDTCSVTVADRYGNMVAAVPSGGWLKSSPVIPGLGFSLGTRGQTMHLAGGHPNSLEPGKRPRTTLSPTVVLREGNPVLAFGTPGGDQQDQYTLEFFLAVIDFGLDLQAAVEAPTFRTGQVPSSFVPHEFHPGFLSLESGCSQEVFDELRRRGHVAEPGPEFSMGKVCAVGTDLHNELLLAAASPRGRQPYAVCR from the coding sequence ATGGCCGTTCTGGAGCGGGAGGGGAATGCCTTCGACGCTGCGGTGGCGGCCGGATTCGTGCTGCAGGTGGTCGAGCCGCATTTCAACGGTCCGGGCGGCGATGTTTCGATCGTCGCGCACCGGGCCGGGACCGAGGACGCCGTGGCGGTGTGCGGTCAAGGCCCGATGCCGATGGCCGCGACGCCCGAGCGGTTCGCGGAACTGGGACTGGACCAGATCCCGGGCTCGGGGCTGCTGCCCGCTTGCGTGCCTGGAGCGATGGGGGCCTGGCTGCGGCTGCTCGCGGAGTTCGGCACGAAGCGGCTGGCAGAGGTGCTCGCGCCGGCGATCGGCTACGCCGAGTCCGGCTTCCCGGTCCTGCCGGAGATGGCGCGGGCGATCGAGACGATGTCCCCGCTGTTCAACACCGAATGGCCCAGCTCGGCACAGGTCTACCTGCCGCACGGCGCGGCACCGCCCGCGGGCTCGCGGTTCAGCAACCCGATGCTGGCCGAGACCTACCGGCGGTTGCTGGGCGAGGCGGAGGCCGCCTCCGCCGATCGGGAGGAGCAGCTGGGCGCAGCCCACCGGGCGTTCTACGAAGGCTTCGCGGCGGAAGCGATCGACAAGTTCGTCTCCGCCGGTCCGGTGCTGGACGCGACCGGGCGCCGCAACCCGGGGCTGCTCACCGGGCAGGATCTCGCGGGCTGGCGGCCGGAGGTCGATCGTGCGCTGCACCAGCCGTACCGCGGGGTGGACGTGTTCAAGCCCGGCCCCTGGTCGCAAGGCCCGGTGTTCGCCCAGCAGCTCGCGCTGCTGGAAGGCTTCCCCCTCGGCGACATGGCGCCCTACGGAGCCGAACACCTGCACACGGTCGTCGAATGCGCGAAGTTGGCCTTCGCCGACCGCGAGGCGTGGTACGGCGATCCGGCCTTCACCGACGTCCCGATGGACGTGCTGCTGTCCGCCGAGTACAACGAGCGGCGGCGCAGCCTGGTGACCGGGTCCGCGAACCACGAATTCCGGCCGGGCGCGGTGGGCGGTCGCGTCCCCCGGGTGCCGGAACGCCCGCCGCAGCAGGAGATTCCGGCCGCGGACGCGGAATGGCTGCGGCAGTTGGGCAACGGGCTGCCGACCGTGGTCGAGCTCAGCAACACCCGCAACGACACCTGCAGCGTTACGGTCGCGGACCGGTACGGGAACATGGTCGCGGCGGTGCCCAGCGGCGGATGGCTGAAGAGTTCCCCGGTCATCCCCGGACTCGGCTTCTCGCTCGGCACCCGCGGGCAGACCATGCACCTCGCGGGCGGCCATCCGAATTCGCTGGAACCGGGCAAGCGACCGCGCACCACGTTGAGCCCGACCGTGGTGCTGCGCGAGGGAAACCCGGTGCTCGCCTTCGGCACCCCGGGCGGGGACCAGCAGGACCAGTACACCCTCGAGTTCTTCCTCGCCGTCATCGATTTCGGCCTGGACCTGCAAGCCGCCGTGGAAGCCCCCACGTTCCGCACCGGCCAAGTGCCGTCCTCGTTCGTCCCGCACGAGTTCCACCCCGGCTTCCTGAGCCTGGAAAGCGGCTGCTCGCAGGAGGTTTTCGACGAACTCCGGCGGCGCGGCCACGTCGCCGAACCGGGGCCCGAATTCTCGATGGGCAAGGTGTGCGCCGTCGGGACCGACTTGCACAACGAGCTGCTGCTCGCCGCAGCCAGCCCGCGCGGGCGCCAGCCCTACGCGGTCTGCCGGTGA
- a CDS encoding VOC family protein produces MSSDLAGAARDDAQALIGGFHHVGVQTAELDNSIRWYQEFFGCEVSWTLEQFSELSHSRLPGITRLAELKAGSLRFHLFNVDPETRSTVPAKAEQFQHLCLQAASPDALVQWRDKWMRLYRSGRFTFARDEPASGIDTDPDGMQSFYAFDVNGLEYEFSFFPGE; encoded by the coding sequence ATGTCCTCGGACTTGGCGGGCGCGGCCCGCGACGACGCGCAAGCACTGATCGGCGGATTTCACCACGTCGGAGTGCAGACGGCGGAACTCGACAACTCGATCCGCTGGTACCAGGAGTTCTTCGGCTGCGAGGTCTCCTGGACGCTGGAGCAGTTCTCCGAGCTCAGCCACAGCCGGCTGCCGGGGATCACGCGGCTCGCCGAACTGAAGGCGGGATCACTGCGGTTCCACCTGTTCAACGTCGATCCGGAAACCCGCTCGACCGTTCCGGCCAAGGCGGAGCAGTTCCAGCACCTGTGCCTGCAGGCCGCCTCACCGGATGCGCTCGTGCAGTGGCGGGACAAGTGGATGCGGCTTTACCGCTCCGGGCGATTCACCTTCGCCCGGGACGAACCGGCCAGCGGGATCGACACCGATCCCGACGGGATGCAGAGCTTCTACGCCTTCGACGTGAACGGATTGGAATATGAGTTCAGCTTCTTCCCTGGTGAGTGA